A window of Rattus norvegicus strain BN/NHsdMcwi chromosome 14, GRCr8, whole genome shotgun sequence contains these coding sequences:
- the Oprpn gene encoding opiorphin prepropeptide precursor: MKRETFILGLLALLSYFTPGESHHFQPKPHPYQRLQQPIYHRRHSQVSSIYPRYGQYPRYFYVSQKQQAQKPQILPIQTPWQRVCPPGYTARLLHYHYSRFLCIPNKQLTSDKIETKVTTPAQTTKPTTDSTTPAPTTKPTTDSTTPAPTTKPTTDSTTPAPTTKPTTDSTTPAPTTKPTTDSTTPAPTNKPTTDSTTPAPTTKPTADSTTPAPTTKPTTDSTTPAPTTKPTTDSTTPAPTTKPTTDSTTPAPTTKIPTTPKPSTSTAIPTSTNSANSSSSTTTSSTTIQTTTLSPFQQMLQWLQMYFG, translated from the coding sequence CCTGGAGAAAGTCATCACTTCCAGCCAAAACCACATCCATACCAAAGGCTACAGCAACCCATTTACCACAGACGACATTCACAAGTCTCTTCTATTTACCCAAGATATGGTCAATATCCACGTTATTTCTATGTTTCACAGAAACAGCAAGCTCAAAAACCTCAAATTTTACCAATTCAAACTCCATGGCAACGTGTCTGCCCTCCAGGATATACTGCGAGGCTGCTCCATTACCATTATTCTAGGTTTCTATGCATTCCTAATAAACAGTTAACCTctgacaaaatagaaacaaaagtcaCTACACCAGCACAGACCACCAAGCCTACCACAGATTCAACCACACCAGCACCGACCACCAAGCCTACCACAGATTCAACCACACCAGCACCAACCACCAAGCCTACCACAGATTCAACCACACCAGCACCGACCACCAAGCCTACCACAGATTCAACCACACCAGCACCGACCACCAAGCCTACCACAGATTCAACCACACCAGCACCGACCAACAAGCCTACCACAGATTCAACCACACCAGCACCAACCACCAAGCCTACCGCAGATTCAACCACACCAGCACCGACCACCAAGCCTACCACAGATTCAACCACACCAGCACCGACCACCAAGCCTACCACAGATTCAACCACACCAGCACCGACCACCAAGCCTACCACAGATTCAACCACACCAGCACCGACCACAAAAATACCTACTACACCTAAGCCTAGCACCTCAACAGCCATACCTACATCAACTAACTCTGCTAACAGCTCTTCCTCTACTACTACATCAAGTACCACCATCCAAACTACAACTCTGTCACCTTTTCAACAGATGCTTCAGTGGCTTCAGATGTACTTTGGTTAA